The Watersipora subatra chromosome 7, tzWatSuba1.1, whole genome shotgun sequence genomic interval CTATTGGTCACCAGTTGTTACATTGAACCAGTCGCTACTCTAGCAGAAATACAAGGTACCAGCTGTCAATCATAACCCAGTTGATTTAGCAATCATTTAGCATCAATTTAGTCAACCATAACCCGGTCATTTAGCGTATATATGCAAGCCACatacatttgttttatattcTGTGTTTCATTTTCTGTATGAGCCATAAGAACGTAGCGGTGGTCTGTGGAGATGGAGGTGTTACTTGTCTAGATAGTTGGTACGTTTATTAAGCCATTTTGTAGCTGTCGGCTCTGCCTACGCATATAAGATGCAAAACAACGGTCTTTGTGTCGTCTGCTACTTTGGTGACGGGGCAGCATCTGAAGGAGACGCTCATGCAGCCATGAATTTTGCCTCCACATTGAAATGTCCCATCTTATTTATATGGTATGTCCTGCAACGTAACGGATTTTTACATATAGATTGTTGTTCATAATGAGGTTGAGTCTCCTGTTCGTTGACCAATATGAATGGTGACTGTTGTCAACTATCACCAAGCCTACTAACTAGTtattaaaggttaactgacagcacaattttttttgcattaacAGCAGATAAGATTACAGATGTTATATGCTGGTGTCTAGGTAATATTTCTGTGTAAGTTCAACCAAATACTAGTTTTTGGCAACATTTTTAAGTCGTGAAAATGGACAGAAAAATTCgcgatttttgcaaaaaattaacttaaaaCAGTTGCAACGTTATACAATTATATTGAAATCGCTTGTTTCTTGAACTAGATTATCTAAACATTGTCCTTTCAAAATCCTTATTCATGAAACAGGGCATTAATTATAGATTGTAGAAAAATGGCTTCTGATaatatctaaatatattttattgacagctttttgaaTTTCCAATTTGTGTAAAGGAAGTCTTTTGCTTCTACAAGCACATCTCAAAAGATTTTTCCTTATCAAGATTTTTTTCACCAAGGTTGTGATAAACTGGAATTCCTTTGTTATGTTTTGGCATTATAAACTCTGGGGTGTTGATCTATTGTAAGCTAGAAGCACTGCCCTAGTTTGCACGGTTTTAAATATACGATATTTAGAACTGTCACAGCTTGGAGCTTGCATCGtgagtgtttttgtttttaaaactgctTTTTGCTCTCCTAACATCCACATCATTACTAACAAATGAAATATTATGATTATATGGGTATGTAAcgatgtaattttaaaatgctgtcagttaaccATTATTTGTATAAGTATTACTAGCACTAAATAAAGAGAGAGAATGCAACTCTAAAGATGCCAGTTTATTCTCAAAGGGAAGCACCAACATGtttattaattacatgtatgtagcagAAACAATGGCTTTGCTATCTCGACTCCAGCCCATGAGCAGTTCAGAGGCGATGGGATCGCAAGCCGAGGCGTGGGGTATGGAATCGCTACTATAAGAGTTAATGGCAACGACGTGTTTGCCATGTATAATGCCGTCAAGGAAGCGAGAGAAATGTCTCTTTCAAAGAATTGCCCAGTTCTAATAGAGGCCATGACATACAGGTTAGTATGGAGTATATTTTTATACTATGCGTATCAGCTCTGCCAAAAGTTTTTACTCAGGTTGGGTTGTCAATTCACACCTTCACGCTCGTCGTATGTATTGTTGATTGTCTGCCACTGAACTTAATGTAGAACTTATCGTAAGGTGACCATACCAACCACGCTAGTTTAGAAATGACTGGACAGTACCCTTCACTATGGCTAAGAAAGTGAACCATGACTACCATAGCTTCTGAAACACCTACTGGACAATTTGGTGCATACAGTAGTGCTGACGGATGACTGTTGTTTGACATCGGAGAATAGCAGTCAATATCTATTAGCTAATACCTTGAGACCTCGCCATCACTATATGACCAAAATAGTCCAGCTTGCAGTTCTTCCTTATGATAATTATTCATTCCTAATTCTGATGCAGTTTTAGCTAAATTATGCATGTCTGCCTATCGTGACCTTTCACTATATCTCAAGCGGCAAGCAATGGGTCTCTACAGTTACACTTGTAGGCATTGAAAATGTTGGAAAATTCAGGTGTTTGGGGTATTTCGATATCAGAAAATAAGATCTTTGTGACTCAGACTGGGGCATCACAGCACCTCTGATGACAGCTCCGCATATCGGTCTCTGGATGAAGTCTCATATTGGAAGGAGAAGAATAACCCATTACAAAAGCTAGAGTCTTACCTCATCAATAAAGGGTGGTGGTCTGAGGAGGATACTGCTAAACTCAAGCAGGATGCCCGCAAGAAGGTATAACTTTGTTGGatatcacatttatatatatgtatactagcttaatgcctggcgttgctctggtaataaaaaagtctgcgcagaaaacttatttaatatatacaacatttaccattcaatttttaaacttcatatcatgagaagcgTTTTTATGGACAATACCTCTcgacactggtacaaatgtaaaaatgagatatcggaatTTATTTGTCTGAGACTTGGTCTGACGGAATGAAGAGAAAATGTAGAGGCGATTTCTACTCCAGATAATACGATTTTACACGTGAAAAGCATTAAGCTTTTGCAGATTTACTGAAACTAAAAATAtgagtgtaacggcacatttgaagttgaaacggcacatttgaagttgaaacggcacatttgaagttgaaacggcacatttgaaaattataaattaaaaaaataggtcatggtaaaaaaattagcttttaaaaaataacaaacacaaagttaatattaattagtaatagatagtgcacatttagcgtgtgcaaacGCGAAAAGTATacacagtatatggtaagagcgatggGAATTATAAGAACgtcttagccttgtggttacgcaCGCTTGTTTACAAACTTGCGATTTGAATCTCGCCAGTTAAATCCACTACAAAGTGATTTTTCATTGCTTAagctttatcgctatagctggacagacgtacgacaaacattgagatttatatactatactagctgtggcggcgttgcccgagtattagaaatcagcttataaacaatgagaagtgataaGAGTTGAccgccacttgctattagcctggcagattgccaatagaaaattttagtaagctaactaatgacaatcaattACTTACGCTATCACCCTGCATGGTATGCAAAGGTATGCATACCCAATATGTGCTCCCATATTCCCACGGCTaaacgagcggaagcgaagtttgagagcttttatgataaatgcatgtgcacacaacttacgaaaattattcatcaacattgagacgaacccttgtatcaaaatttcatcaacaagtttaaccatcgttttgtagagtcgttaaagtataataacgatacaaaacacatacaatattctattgtatttgtttgtaTTAACACATACAATAGAATAGAGACCGAGACCCGAgatagagcagaaattaccacccatacgagttaaccggggtgaggaaacaatttatatatatatatatatatatatatatatatatatgtagcaaGTATAGTTATAGAAATTAAAATCTAAGAATAAAAAACTGCATGGCACTGGAATGAAACTTGCGATAAATGCAACCAAAATTTTGCCAACACTCAAACCTAACCATAAATGTAAGTTATTCTTATCATTGTTCATATTTTATCTATGGTATCTTAAGCACTCAAAAGGATgcgttttttattttaatccaGTGTTtccatttaaatatgttaccaagtttttgtaaattatcgaaattctcttaaaacttacccatctgatcggattatacacaaatagacagattcatttggccgaaaatcgttattaaaacttgctaagcctctcTTTTACCAAAGTTAAGATtggaaattgaaacgctgagcgacagggaatagaacgattaagtcgtgcgcagtTCACGAAAacaaaatgtgcacatttcaccagtctatagcattgtcgaattgccgaaggtttctgtaattaacgtaggagtactgaaatcgtttcatttttgccgatttcaaagtacctgactttttagaaacattcgagtactttagtattctaactgatgtccaacgcagtgtaagtaaaggaaatgacgatgatacttttttctaacgattcttatgagattacgatatttaattataattttggATATTATTCTTGAtgcttcttgatattgttagctatgacgttttgaaatgtaaacaaaattgttcattggttttctattattactgtattactatattaataatattggttattctaataatatcagtgcattttacttctaatattgcatttctcctattgcagcgggagagatataaacatataatcttttcctttcattattgctttttgtcatgaccaaacacttttttaaatagattttttaaaaatctatataaatatcacttcttgatattgttagctatgacgttttgaaatgtaaacaaaattgtgcattggttttatactattactatattaataatattggttattctaataatatcagtgtatTTCACTTCTAATATCGGCcagtattgcatttctcctattgctggggagagatataaacatataatcttttcctttcattattgctgtttgttgtatataataacacccacacccagtacattacaactaccattgcagttatcctattgcactgcagtgccatttgactgctaatattgcatttctcaacaatcagtaccctttcttttttccaatatcactttggtcatgggctgtatgacaggggaatttctagtatagcGACTTATATCGGCATGCTACCTCATTTTCTGTGGCCTATTGAGTAGGGCCTCAGGCTGGTGAACGgtagggtccgagatcaaatcttcttcggtatggattctttattccaagattttaatagctatagctggagacgcatacacacatatccacatactttgggaaatatatatagatataagatatatatatatctatatattgcaacgtatatatagatataaggaatatagctatatctatatatcgcaatgtatagataaatataaggtatatagctatatctatatatcgcAACGTATATATAGATTTAAGAAATATAGCTATATCTACATATcgcaatgtatatataaatataaggtatatagctatatctatatatcgcaatgtatatatagatataaggaatatagctatatctatatatcgcaatgtatatatagatataaagaatatagctatatctatatatcgcaacgtatatatagatatatagctatatctatatatcgcaatgtatatatagatataagatatatagctatatctatatatcgcaacgtatatatagatataaggaatatagctatatctatatatcgcaatgtatatatagatataaagaatatagctatatctatatatcgcaacgtatatatagatataaagaatatagctatatctatatatcgcaacgtatatatagatataaagaatatagctatatctatatatcgcaacgtatatatagatataagatatatagctatatctatatatcgcaatgtatatatagatataaggaatatagctatatctatatatcgcaacgtatatataaatatatatattggtgtAATGAGGTCTCATGCTTTACCTAAGTAAAGTCTTATGCATTTTATTCGAAACTTGAAAGATCTAGAGCTTTTGAGATTTGGTTATTGGTACAAAGAATTTCATGCTACCAGAACATTTGATGTTTTTTGTTCAAATTTGTTCTTAACAGTTCTGAACAgcgctatacatacatgtaggtagagGTGCTGCTGCTGTCATTACATGGCCTATATTTGCCTCGAGTCATTTCAGAAATGTCCTATAATTCTCATGAGAACTACTAATGTTATCCATCGCAGGTGCTGTTAGCCTTCAACGAGGCGGAAAAAGAGAAACTCGCACCATACCCATCAGCTTTTGAGGATGTGTATGCGGAGATGGTACCTCGCCTGCAGAAACAGCTGGAAGAGACCCAGGAGCATGTTTCGCACCACAAAGAGCAATACAGCCTTGATAAATATTTACCATCATAGCTCTTTGTTCAACTCAACTTCCAGACCAGTTCAACTGGGCTGTCGGTCTGTGTTCCGTGCGCATCGCATTATGACATATGCACCACATTTTATCCCCATTTCATCACCCTTcatagatatttatattttcgTTGGATATCAGTATATCACAATGGCTTGTTTAATCTGTTCTCTTCAGGGAAATTCCTTCGCTTTAAAACCTGTTTCCAGGTTATGGCTCTTGTTTGCTATTTCTTTAACTGCTACTTGTTTTTCTCAGTTTTTCAGCAATTTTATTAAGGCTTCAAGCCTTTATGGTGTTTTCCATAGGAAtctcaaaaatattaaaattaacgTTATGTAATTTATTGCCATAGTGTTACTTACAAATCAGGCTCTTGTTTCATGAATAGTCTATCAAATGGTTAGAAACAAAATTGTGAAGAGAAGTTATCATGTCTGGTAGCCACTCCATTTGCTAGCATTCACTGTATTTAGTACTATAATCCGGTCCGGTACTATATCCTGGTCCGGCACTATATATATCCAGGTCCGGTACTATATCCTGGTTCGGTACTATATCCTGGTCCGGTACTATATCCTGGTCCGGCACTATATATATCCAGGTCCGGTACTATATCTTGGTCCGGTACTATATACTGGTCCGGTACTTAATCCTGGTCCAGGACTATATCCTGTTCCGGTACTATATCCTGGTCCGGTACTATATCTTGGTCCGGTACTATATCCTGGTTCGGTACTATATCCTGGTCCGGTACTATATCCTGGTCCGGTACTATATCCTGGTCCGGTACTATATCCTGGTCCGGTACTATATCCTGGTCCGATACTATATCCTGGTTAGGTACTATATCCTGGTTCGGTACTATATCCTGGTTCGGTACTATATCCTGGTCCGGTACTATATCCTGGTCCGGTACTATATCCTGGTCCAATACTATACCCTGGTTCGGTACTATATCCTGGTTCGGTGCTATTTTAAGCACACATTCGTGAAGGAAATCTATTTAGATTGTATGATTCATTTCAGAGGTCTCATCATACGATTAGCAAGTTGTTGCCTGAGCGGCAATATTTTGTTGAGCATTAGCAGCAAATATTAGTCATGGCTAACAGGAGTTACAGCTAACACTCATAAGAGGTCGACAATAGGCACCAATAATTGTCTATGACTAGCAGTGGACATTGTCTAACATTTGGCCAGAGGCCAATAATGGCGAGTCAAACATTAGTCAGTGTTGAAGAGAGCATTTCCTCAGCAAAATCCGTCATGGTCAAACAAAAATGAGCCTTCTGCCCAACAGCTGAAAGCACATGCCACGACAACATAGACGGATGTTTGAGTGCCCCACATTAATGCATTTGCTTCCGTAAACCATCTCTGACCTGTTTAGTGAGTATGCCCTTCTATCACACCGTAAATTAGCCTATTCTGTCAAGGTACTACGATTATTTATAAGGTATGAAGTGTTCCACATGGACATACATGTAGGCTTCTAGGTATTTCTAGCTGACGCGGTTCGCTGGTGTTAACACCTAAACTGCAACAGTTCTCAACCAAGGGTCTTGAAGGATTTTACAATCTAGTACACGAGGGGACAGCTAACATATGAGTGAAACCTATGAACCCTTATATCAACTTGTAATTTATGTTATTACATACTGTAGCTTGGGGATTGAACAATAGATTATCTGTGTACGAGTGGACCGTGTTATTCTCTATTTATTTCAGCAACAGTCAATACTGTTGTTGAGAAGTACATTAATACGTTTTTATTAATAGGTTGGAAAATTCTTCCAATAACGATCTTTGGCTAGATTGAAAAATAGTACACATTAACCAGTTAATGGTACGTCACTGAAGCAGACGATGTACTTATAACACCATGGAAATACATTTTCagattttaaatataattactaaacatgCATTTCATTCCGTATCTAAACCTACATCAATTCCATTCATTCTAACTAGAGtgactatatatgtatatccaAAATCTATCATCTGGGATCAACATCAACAGAGTGGTAGTTCTGCTTTGGTCTCATTGTATTATTTCCTGTTTATATCAGAATATAATCAcaagcatctacatgtatatacctatcTACTCTAAATTGATAGCTGTTAATAAATTGTAACTGTTAATAGTAATTAGGTGTTATTAATAACCCAAGTTGCACTGACTGCCAGCAATAGTTCATTACTGATAACTAACAGGTGTTATGTTTCAAGTGTTAGACCAATTGCCTGATCAGGTTTAAATGATAGCATACAGACCACAGTATATTCAGTATATCAGAGTGTCACCCGAGTGCCCAAATAAACATAAGATGATACTGAAACTAAACTCCACATCAACCTAATGAAAAAATTGTAATATTTGGCAGTCTTAGATGAGCATTCCCACATTTGAAGGGTTCATTCAAAATTTACTTGTGCGCTAATTGTTTGACATAGCTAAAGGATAAAGCCACTTGTTGTGAAAAATACGCTTCTATGGTCAACGTCTATGAAACAGTATGCAGCACTTTATTCTGCTTTCTATGATTTACATTTGCGCCATTTGACCAGCAAAAGTGTGGTTGGCAGCATTATCCAAAGAGCAAGCTATTTCCCGTCGTTATAAATGAGCAAACTCGCGGTCATCGCTTAAATTAATCATGAAACTTAATTCATCCTGTTCAAGCGCATGATAACTCACAGCTCTACCTCATTCTAGGTTGATTACCAAATATTATACGCTCTCATAAGAGTTGCATGCTATGGCATGGTTGGAAGATAGCATAACTCCAATATCTCCCAAATGAAGTTTGCAGCAATACGAAAAGCTTTTTGATGACAACAACAAGGCTATGCTCACTCTAGTAGTGTTTATTCCGGTATTAATAATTTGGTCAAATTACGAATTGAATTATCATAGTTTTGGCAGCAGTGAAAATGGGATTGCCAATTTGTCAGCCATGAGATGGTAAGAGTATTTTTGGGTTGCTCACAAAGCAATGTTTAGCACAGCTAGGCATCTGTTTGATGAAAAGgccaaaaatatattgtttatataacaAAGTCAAGAAATGTTCtactttttattcaaaaatcAACACAAGAAAGAAGCAAGCAGCCCCTTAATTTTGGTGAGCTGGCCAAAGTTTCTTTATGCTGGTAGCTAATATGATAGCTGATATGATAGTGATATATTGGTCAAACTATAGAGTCCTTGCTTTATGATGGTAGCTGATATGATAGCGATATATTGGTCAAACTATAGGGTCCTTGCTTTATCATGGTAGCTGATATGATAGCGATATATTGGTCAAACTATAGACTCCTTGCTTTATGGTGGTAGCTGATATGATAGCGATATATTGGTCAAACTATGGACTGTTTGGAAGGCAGATGATACTGGATTATATTGCCTGTTCAATCTTTAATGGTACTTTAGAGAACATTCACTGTTATTACTCAGAAGTAAGGACCAATGGAGGCCTAAACACAACATTGTAATGGTAATTTTATGTACTAGCTGTTGAGTTAAAGCTAGATGCCATGGATTTAATAGTGTGAGCTTTGATTAACATGTATTGCCTGCATAATTTATACCAGATGAGAGGGACGTACAGAGGATTGTGGGATAAAAATTATAAAcctaaaatgttaacatttaggagttgttctctcttgtTCATGGTAGAGGCAATTATTTAACATTATAGCATAAGTAATGAAATAGTGGTTTGATTGGTAGTTTAACACACTCCCTCAATCAATAACACACATTACTAGCATTCTAATGGCAGTACAGTGTTTGATTTTCTCGAAAGGTTTGGTAAGTACATCGACGATGTTTGACTCGGAGGCGATGTGTTTGTAAATGATACTGGTTTGTTCTCGGATAGAGTGATGACGAATGTTAATATGCTTTGACCGCAAATGTGAGGGCCCCTTTTGACCCCTTTTGTAAAGGCTATTTGAATATCTGAATACATAGTGTTTTGTTCGGGTTGTTTTATGTCGAGTAAAAAGCAGATGGATCGGAGGTAAATCATTTCTTTGGTGGCCTCGCTCAATGCTACGTATTCTGCTTTGCAGCTTAATAATGCTACAGTTGATTGCTTGGTAGATCTCCAGCTGATAGGCGCTGAGCTGAGTGTCATAATGAATCCTGTTGTGGAGCGGCGGTCATTTACATCCCTCGCCCAGTCAGAGTCAGCAGAACCTTCGAGTATACCACTAGTTGAGCGGTAGGTTAGGCCATGCGTTACGGTACCGCTGAGATAACGTAATAGATGTATTACCGCCGTGACATGGGCTGGTCCGGGTTTATAAAGGTGTTGCAAAAACTTGGATACAGTTCAACTGATATCTGGTCTCGTCGCTGTCATTAGATATATTAAACTGCCTAGTATGTCACGATAGGGAAACCCGGATTTGCGAACTTGTTCGTATTCGTCATCGGTATCCTTTTGGAGTTGTGTTCCGCTGACGCTCGGGGTGGGTGCTGATTTGCCGTCAGCCATGCCGTAGCGTGCTAGTACT includes:
- the LOC137399340 gene encoding 2-oxoisovalerate dehydrogenase subunit alpha, mitochondrial-like, with product MNCFRGIIGASLHNSVRKLYGKQILPSCKFLFKSFSPKTVTWQWTRALSDAPSKLPGSTFSLHWTNTPEFIIPEHNEGIPVYRVLDDHGEILPGAADPSLSKELCLDMLKTMVTLGVMDKIMYDAQRQGRVSFYMTNHGEEACQIGSAAALHPKDLIWGQYREAGVLLHRGFPVVQFMHQCYGNSKDLGKGRQMPVHYGSKDLHFVTISSTLATQMPQAVGSAYAYKMQNNGLCVVCYFGDGAASEGDAHAAMNFASTLKCPILFICRNNGFAISTPAHEQFRGDGIASRGVGYGIATIRVNGNDVFAMYNAVKEAREMSLSKNCPVLIEAMTYRLGHHSTSDDSSAYRSLDEVSYWKEKNNPLQKLESYLINKGWWSEEDTAKLKQDARKKVLLAFNEAEKEKLAPYPSAFEDVYAEMVPRLQKQLEETQEHVSHHKEQYSLDKYLPS